Proteins from a genomic interval of Bombus affinis isolate iyBomAffi1 chromosome 14, iyBomAffi1.2, whole genome shotgun sequence:
- the LOC126924378 gene encoding galactoside 2-alpha-L-fucosyltransferase Sec1-like codes for MSHAQQHVLASAIVLALIVVFGIHVFLFPMYTSNPPAHHIKISTYEQALCRTTLMNIRIPPEWRNSCPKYGIVSAVQGGRLGNMIWEYVSVWATARRTGLEPFMPRCILKTLEEYFENLSIPPLSYIGRCNLDVSQVVNSLGQWNSTEQNIIIPRHTAYWSLILVWLDDVRRELTFKPNLRAYAEKVLKEVAEEFNLSEPTFVSIHIRRTDYVDYLWQKLKISPAPISYYFAAMDYFISKYHNVVFVVTSDNIVWCKYHLYSKKHRIEFVSNTNARDPGKDLAVLSACNHSIIDYGTYGSIGAILAAGETVVYNVTTHFSTLIAEVLPYWKIMS; via the exons ATGAGTCACGCTCAGCAGCATGTACTTGCAAGTGCAATAGTTCTTGCTCTGATAGTGGTCTTTGGCATCCATGTCTTCCTGTTTCCCATGTACACATCCAACCCACCAGCCCACCATATAAAGATTTCAACATATGAACAAGCTCTTTGTCGCACTACCTTAATGAATATCAGAATACCACCAGAATGGAGGAATTCTTGTCCCAAGTATGGAATAGTTTCTGCAGTTCAAGGTGGTAGGCTTGGGAATATGATCTGGGAATATGTATCGGTGTGGGCTACTGCAAGAAGGACCGGCTTGGAACCGTTTATGCCACGATGCATATTAAAAACTCTTGAAGAATACTTTGAAAATCTCAGTATTCCACCACTCAGTTACATTGGAAGATGTAACTTAGATGTTAGTCAAGTTGTTAATTCTCTTGGACAATGGAACAGTACAGAACAAAATATCATCATACCAAG ACACACAGCTTATTGGTCTCTTATTCTGGTGTGGTTGGATGATGTAAGAAGAGAACTTACATTCAAGCCAAATTTAAGAGCTTATGCAGAAAAAGTATTGAAAGAGGTGGCAGAGGAATTTAATTTGTCTGAACCAACATTTGTAAGCATACATATACGAAGAACAGATTATGTGGATTACTTATGGCAAAAATTAAAGATTAGTCCTGCACCAATCAGCTATTATTTCGCGGCAATGGATTACTTTATTAGCAAGTATCATAATGTAGTTTTTGTAGTAACTAGCGATAACATAGTTTGGTGCAAGTAtcatttgtatagtaaaaaacATAGAATTGAATTCGTGTCTAATACGAATGCAAGAGATCCAGGCAAAGATCTTGCAGTTTTATCAGCATGTAATCACAGTATTATAGATTATGGTACATATGGTTCAATTGGTGCAATTCTAGCTGCTGGTGAAACCGTTGTATATAATGTAACAACACACTTTTCTACATTAATTGCTGAAGTTTTGCCCTACTGGAAGATAATGAGTTGA
- the LOC126924373 gene encoding dynein regulatory complex subunit 4-like, whose translation MGPKKAKVPATVDGVDTSKMNREQLEVYAHKILEEMEREREERNFFQLERDKIRTFWEITRHQLDEAQATVRNKEHEKEELSEKHEAELKLYKQKVKHLMYEHQTNLSETKAEHMVALKMAQDDHTLQENELIKDKRELKRLQKEQDLAHINEIKALKLQHAEETDKLIKQFETEAQELEQKYEQKLTSQYESLTLKHRMEITEVEERKNTQIANLIKNHEVAFAEMKTYYNDITLNNLSLIKSMKNQMDEMRSNEERMKKQVRELTIENKKYSTDIKSYEESLANYTHQLANYDKDKQSLISTKKRLVIATKELENLKWENEVLEVRFEKCQSERNELHSRFVSAILELQQKTGLKNILLEKKLEKLSDLLEQREAQISEVLTAAQLDPMAVINANKKLENLLNRKNSAIQDLQYELAKVCKAHDDLLRTYETKLQEYGIPKSELGFQPLRVKGVPTKLGLGPAGLVTLNH comes from the exons atg GGACCTAAGAAAGCAAAAGTACCTGCTACTGTTGATGGTGTAGATACGTCGAAAATGAATAGAGAACAATTAGAAGTTTATGCACACAAGATACTTGAAGAAATGGAACGTGAACGAgaggaaagaaatttttttCAACTTGAAAGAGATAAGATTAGAACTTTTTGGGAAATTACAAGACATCAATTAGATGAAGCGCAGGCAACTGTCAG aaataaagaacATGAAAAAGAAGAGTTATCAGAAAAACATGAAGCAGAACTCAAATTATATAAACAGAAAGTAAAACATTTAATGTATGAGCATCAAACTAATTTGTCAGAAACTAAAGCTGAACATATGGTTGCTCTTAAAATGGCACAAGATGATCATACTCTTCAAGAAAATGAATTGATTAAAGATAAGAGAGAATTAAAAAGATTGCAAAAAGAACAAGATTTGGCccatataaatgaaataaaggcATTAAAATTG CAACATGCAGAAGAAACAGATAAGCTGATAAAACAGTTTGAAACTGAAGCTCAAGAATTGGAACAAAAATATGAACAGAAGTTGACGAGTCAATATGAATCCCTTACTTTAAAACATCGAATGGAAATAACTGAagtagaagaaagaaaaaatacacaaattgcaaatttgataaaaaatcaTGAAGTTGCATTTGCAGAAATGAAAACTTATTATAATGACATTACTCTTAATAATTTGTCTTTGATAAAGAGTATGAag AACCAAATGGATGAAATGAGAAGTAATGAAGAGCGTATGAAAAAACAAGTACGAGAGTTAactatagaaaataaaaaatattctactgATATAAAGTCATATGAAGAATCCTTAGCAAATTACACTCACCAACTTGCAAATTATGATAAAGATAAACAAAGCTTAATT AGTACTAAAAAAAGATTAGTAATAGCTACAAAAGAGTTAGAGAACTTAAAATGGGAAAACGAAGTATTAGAAGTACGTTTTGAAAAG tgTCAGTCTGAAAGAAACGAATTACATTCAAGATTTGTCTCAGCAATACTTGAGCTCCAACAGAAGACAGGTTTAAAGAACATTCTTTTAGAAAAGAAACTTGAGAAATTATCAGATTTATTAGAACAGCGTGAAGCACAGATCAGCGAAGTACTTACTGCTGCTCAACTAGATCCAATGGCCGTTATTAATGCTAATAAAAAATTAGAG aATCTGTTGAATAGAAAAAACAGTGCCATACAAGATCTACAATATGAATTAGCAAAAGTTTGCAAAGCGCATGACGATTTACTTCGAACGTATGAAACTAAATTACAAGAATATGGGATTCCAAAGAGTGAACTTGGTTTTCAACCATTGAGAGTAAAAGGAGTACCTACAAAGTTAGGATTGGGACCAGCTGGTCTTGTTACTTTAAATCACTAG